CGTCGCCGCCGTGCTGGTGCTCGCGGCGCTCGGGCAGCGCATCGGCGCTGCACCGCTGCACGCCTGGCGCGTCGATGCGGCCGGGACGTCGTCGATCGCGGCGGCCGCATGGCTGGAGATTGCGTCCTCCATCGCGGCCCTGGCCCTGCTCACGCGTGTGCTGCGCTTTGCGCTTTGCAGCGGCGTTTCTCCGGAGGGTGCGTGGGCAGTGTCTCCTCTCGAGCGCTGGCCGGACCTTCTTTCGGTGCTGGCGATGCTGGCGATGGTGGTCGGCAATTTCGGTGCGCTGCGGGCCGCGGATCTGCGGCGCATGACCGCATACCTTGCCACTGCCCAGGCCGGTGCGCTGCTGATGGGCCTGGTTTCGCTCAGCGACGATGCGCTTCGTGCCTGCCTGTTCCACGCGGTTGCCTTTGCGCTGTCGCTGGCAGGAATGCTCGCGGTGCTCGCGCCGGTGGTCGAGCAGGCGGGATCCAGCGATTTCGAGGCGCTGCGGGGCCTTGCGCGCAGGCGAGGTGGCGCACGATGGAGCGCGGCCGCGCTCGCGTGTTTCGTGCTTTCGCTGGCCGCGGTGCCTCCGTTTGGCGGGTTCTCCGGCAAAGTGGCGCTGATCACCGCGGCCTACGGCGGCGGTCGCAGCGTTCTCGTTGCAGCCTCGGCGCTGGCGAGCGTGCTCGCGCTGCTGCTTGGCGTCCGCATCCTGGCCACCCTTCTCGACCGACCCGCCGATCCGGACGAGCCTGTCCATGTCGATTTCGAGGCGGCCCTGCTGGCCGGCCTGCTGCTGGCCGGCACCATCGTCATCGGAATGCTGCCCGAGGCGCTCGCGTCGTTCGCGTCGCGATCGGTGGTGTTCTTCGGCGGATGAGGCAGACTGACACGATTCCGGGATGAGGTGACTTAGTGAACTACCGACGACAGGGGCTCTCCCTCGTGGCCGCCACCGCAATGTCCGTTCTGGTGCTGTCCTGCGGCCCCAGCGACAAGATCCAGACGGTCTCGTTCGTGCTGACCGCCCCTGCGCACATCAGCGGAGTCGATCTGGTCATCGCTTACGACAATGGCAGGTTCATCCCGCCGGACGGCGGGTGCAGGGCCGGCGGCGCAGTGAGTAGCGCATCCGACGCGACTCTCTCGGTCGCGGTCGGCCTCGACGACTCGGTCGTGCAGACCACGACCACTTCAACGTCCTCGTCCTCGTCCTCCATGCCGCCGCAGACGACGACGACAACGCATCCGACGACCACGACGCACACCACGACCACGACCGTGGCCACGAACGGGACATGCGGGAACGCGAAAATTGACCGTCTCTCGACGACCATATGCTGTGAAGACGTCGGCACGCCCGTGGGGCAGTGCAGCGATGGCAACACAGTCAAGGGGGAAGAGTGCGACGACGGCAACACTGAAAATGGAGACGGTTGCGATCACTGTTGCCAGATCGAAACGCCGGAATTTTCCTCGGTGGATAATGGGGTGAGCGCCCTCCGGATTCACATCGTCGATGGTGGCGGGATCGCCTCGGGCACGACGCTGGCGGTTTGCAAGTTCCAGGGCGACATCTCGGGGGCCAATCTGCAGATCACGGCGACCAAGTGCCAGTTTCCGGACGGCAAGGTCTGCGCGCCCGAGATCATTTCTGTGACAACTGTCACGACGACCACGACCACGACAAGCTCCACGTCGTCGACGACGACAACGACGACGCCCGGGCAGACGACGACGACTTGATGCGCCGCTGCTGCGGCGAAATTCGTTTCTAGGCGCGCCTGCGCGCGTGCTCGTCGAGCACGTCGGCGAAGGTGCGCGCAAACGTGTGCGTGTCGCCGGGCCATCGCGCCGAGACATAGCTGCCGTCGCGCACGACGAAGGCGGCCGACGGATCGTCGAAGCAGTCGCGGCTCATGCCGCTGGTCTTTCGTCGATGCTCCGGGTCGTCGGCGGCAACGTCGAGGAAATGTCGCGGGCTGACCAGCGCCCTCGTCACTTCCGACTGCACGCTGCGGTAGCCCGCGGTCTCCCCGGCATTTTCGGTGTACGTGCGGTAGTACGACGGATCCCAGAAGCGCGTGAAGCGCGCGATGCTCCAGCCCGCTTTTTCCAGCGACCAGGTAAGCGCCGTCGTCCTTCGCCCGTGCAGTACGGACCTTCCGGTGGCGGGATCGATGCTGCGCGCAGCCAGCACGACGCCGTGACAGATCGCTGCCACCGGCTTGTCTGCCGCAAAAAACGCGACGACCAGGCGCTGGAGGATCTCGCTTTCGAGGTACTCGCGCATGCCGCGGGCGCGATGCCCGCCGGGCAGCAGCAGGCCGTCGAAACCTTCGACACGCACGTCGTCCCAGCGAAGCGGGCAGCGATATGCCGTATCGGCGATCATCTCGTCGTACGCCGCACGTCCTGCGGGATCGGCACGCAGCAGCGCGCCGACGAGCTTGATGCGCGACAATCCCGGAACCTGGCTCCACGGGTCGAGCCCTTCGCCGGTGACCATGATGTCGTCGGCGACGGCCGGCCTGGCATCGGGCGTCGCGAACGCGACGTGGTGCCCGAGGCGACGCAGGACGTTCCAGCTCACCGCGGCTTCGGTCGGGTCGAAG
This genomic window from Candidatus Binatia bacterium contains:
- a CDS encoding type 1 glutamine amidotransferase domain-containing protein, with product MPRVLIPLPSRDFDPTEAAVSWNVLRRLGHHVAFATPDARPAVADDIMVTGEGLDPWSQVPGLSRIKLVGALLRADPAGRAAYDEMIADTAYRCPLRWDDVRVEGFDGLLLPGGHRARGMREYLESEILQRLVVAFFAADKPVAAICHGVVLAARSIDPATGRSVLHGRRTTALTWSLEKAGWSIARFTRFWDPSYYRTYTENAGETAGYRSVQSEVTRALVSPRHFLDVAADDPEHRRKTSGMSRDCFDDPSAAFVVRDGSYVSARWPGDTHTFARTFADVLDEHARRRA
- a CDS encoding proton-conducting transporter membrane subunit; the encoded protein is MIGWLPENAHPWIAEATTAAGSIVLLAMSRVGSLERKAGDVALLVVAMSALASVIALDAPQGYVLERVTVADPFAGFFRFVLAMCALATTWLSTRSREGTGPAAALSWSLLLVALLGMDLMVSSISILSAWCGFAISGLASALWIASRHEGSGGEHPALPLLVQSAIGCALLLAGFTLLFALTGASDFPGIGSHRSVALAAPGGAAVWYVAAVLVLAALGQRIGAAPLHAWRVDAAGTSSIAAAAWLEIASSIAALALLTRVLRFALCSGVSPEGAWAVSPLERWPDLLSVLAMLAMVVGNFGALRAADLRRMTAYLATAQAGALLMGLVSLSDDALRACLFHAVAFALSLAGMLAVLAPVVEQAGSSDFEALRGLARRRGGARWSAAALACFVLSLAAVPPFGGFSGKVALITAAYGGGRSVLVAASALASVLALLLGVRILATLLDRPADPDEPVHVDFEAALLAGLLLAGTIVIGMLPEALASFASRSVVFFGG